ATAGTTAATAGCACCTAGGCCATGAAAGGTGACATGAACTTACAGAATTAGAGATCAATACTTGGAGCTCTCGAACTGATTGACAAAGCTTGCCATTAACTATAACCcaccttcaaagttcaaactaaTATATCTTGAGCAATTTGCTCGTCTCACTTCATAGGCATACCAGTCGAACAACATGAGAAACAATTTTCATCAAACAAACTCAATATAGAAGGAATCAAAGTTTAGTTGGGAACAACATTTTTGATGCCACTACTTACATCACAATTTAGCTTTGGATAATATGCAGATGCAAAACTAGCGGAAAACTGTGCAAGTATTTGAACTGCTTAAAATAAATGGAGGACTTGGATCATATAACAGACATTGTTGATACTCAGGAACAGGGTTGATTGGCTTAGAATGATGATGGGAGAAAAATCAGAATGAATATACATTCTTCGCCAACATCAAATAAAATCACTGGTAACGTTCTGGTTGAATATATAGAGATTTCTGTACATCCATATCACAGGCTCAAGCCTTGATAACAATTTTTCAGTATACATAGAAAAAGCAAAAAATGATAACAAAATCATGATTTTAATCCATTTGTAAGTCTTATATAAGTTTCGGTGCTAGAGAACATACTGTATGGTCTGTCAAGCTCAAAGTCAAGTTTAGCTAGAGTATCATTGCTGAAAAGTTCCCTCCATTTAAATCTACCCACTTGTTCCCTTTGATGGTTTGCATGAATCTGTTCGTATCAATCCCATGATATGAGAATGAGTGTGGcttataaaataaagaaaagaaccTTAAAGAATGTAATTCAAAtatgtcattttttttcttttcaaatatacATTCACAAAGCTTGGATCCTCTCCTCCAGACCACCTTCAGCTGCGTGTATATTGCTTGTAACAAATCTGCGCGGATGATGAATATCCAAGGTGATCAGATTGCTGGATAAACCATCCAAACCCTTGGTGTACCCCTAAGAGGCCACCATAGCCAGCCAAACTCAGATTTCCTCAAGCAGTCCCATCCATTTGAGGGCCAAAGTAACACAATTAACCATTCAATGCAAGGGAATCTAGATGTGAATCAGTGCAACTCAAGCCACCATTCATTATAAGGTAATCATGATGCCAATCTCGCTTCCACTTTTCCTtcaatagcatgtttggaaatcctctATAATTGATTCTCCGGCCAGAGGgtgctagaattgattttgataaaaaataagCTGATCCAATTATGCTACAAGTTGGTCACATCTTGCCTGCCCACTGCTTTAGAGTTACTGCTGCTTTCTTCTGAAATCATTCTGGCATTATCTCACACTGCATATGCTGATGGTTTTGAGCCCCTCATGTGGATATTGTTCTTCCACTTCCTCATCAAGCATGAAATCAATATCCGCAACATTTCCATCCCACTTCATTTCATCCACAAGTAAATGAGTTTGCTCATATATTTCTTCACATCTAGGATGTGCCTTGTCTCCAACAAGAAATGCATGTACCTCATCTCTTACCTCAATCCAGCTACAACCTGGCTCCTTCTTTAACTTACAGTCCTTCATTATACTTCTTATTTTTGCAACCTCATCCCAAATCCCTGCATTAGCATATACATTTGACAGAAGAACATAAGCAGAAGAATCTTGAGGGTCCAACTGCAATAAAGAATTGGCTGCTTTTTCTGCTACTTCTACATTCCCATTCATCTTGCAATTACTGAGCAAAGTTCTCCAAATTACTTCATCGGCTTCAAAAGGCATGCTTTCAATAAGCCTCAAAGCTTCATTTACTTGGCCTGACCTCCCTAGTAGATCTACCATACATGAATAATGTTCCATTTGGGGATCTAAACCATAGTGACTTTGCATTTCCTCAAAGTAACACAGCCCTCTGTCCACATAACCCATATGCGCACAAGCTCTGAGGACTGAGATAAAAATTGTATGGTTTGGTTTCACATTCTGAAGCTGCATCTCTTCAAATAATTTAATGGCGTCTTCTCCAAGACCATGGTATGCATATGCACAAATCATGGCGCTCCAAGTCACATAATCACGCTTAGGAGCCTTCTCAAACATTAGCTGGGAATCCTGCATATTTCCACACTTCGAATACATATCTACAAGAGTGCTGGCTATATAAACATCTGATTGCAACTGTAGCTTTAAGATTAGTGCATGAATTTGCTTTCCAAGTTCAATTGTAGCCAAATTAGCACAAATATCAAGAACTGTAGCATATGTGAAGTTGTCAGGCATTACACCCACTTCCAGCATCCGAGAAAAGTGCCTTAGAGCATTTTCACCTTGCCTCTGCAATGAGAATCCTGAAATGATTGAATTCCAAGAAACAATAGTTTTCTCTTCTATCCTGTCATGAATCTTTTCTGCCTCCACTAGCATTCCGCACTTGCCGTACATATCAACAAGGGCACTGCCGACGAACCAGTCCAACCCCATTCCCGACTTAATGATTCTTCCATGGATCTCCATACCATAGTTTAAAGCTTTCTGACCAGCACATGCCTTTACAACACTACCGTAAGTAAAATCATCAGGTTCCATCGTTGACCGCAGCATTGAAACAAAAAGTGAAAGTGTTTTTACAACTGCTTCATTTTGCTCATGAGCTGCAATGATTGCATTCCAAGAGACAGCATCCTTTCTTTCCATGTCATCAAATATTACCCGAGCTTCCATCAATTTTCCACATTTTCCATACATGTCTAAAATAGCATTTGCAACACAGATATTAAACTCTAATCCACATTTGACTGCTAATCCATGTAGTTGAATCCCCTGCAAAAGGCCTTTGATTGCTGAACAAGCAGTCAGAGCACCAGACAAACTGATGTCATCAAAGTTGTGACGAGACTTCTGTAAAGATTGAAAAATTTCTAAAGCTTCAAGACCTTGATGTTGCCTAGCATATCCCCCAATAATAGCATTATAAGATTGCCGAGTAGGATAGGGTAGTGCGTCAAATATCTTTCGAGCATCAGCCATTCTGTCACATTTTGCGTACATGTCTAATGTAGCAGTTCCCACTATACTATCATATCCAAAAGCAGACTTTAGAGCGTGACCGTGCAACTGCGTGCCCAATTTAAATGCAGATAATCCTGCACAAGACCTAAATGCACTAGCATAGGTTGATTGACTCACCCCCAAGCCTGCTTTCAGCATATCATTATACAGTTTTAGTCCTTCAATAAACTTATCATTCTGAACATAGCCTGCAATTACAGCACTCCAACATACCAAATTTCTTTCCGGCATTTCACAGAAAACCTGATAAGCATGGTCAAGTTTCTTACACTTCGAATACATATCTACTAGAGCACTACCCGTCACCACATCACCCTCAAAACCCATCTGAATAGCAAGACAGTGCACCTGGAGCCCTAAACCATGGTCTTCAACACCAGAACAAGCTTTCAGAACAACGGCAAATGTAGCATAGTCATGTGGGATTTTCAGCGATCTCATCTCGATAAAAATTTCAATTGTCTTCCTATCAACGCCGTTGTGTAAATAGCAAGAGAGCAAAGAATTCCAGGAAACCACATCTCTCTCAACCTCAGGCATCGAGTCAAACAAAGACTGCGCCGATCCCATGTTTCCGATCCCAGCATACCCGGAAATCATAGTGTTCCTCGAGACTATATCCCTGTGGGGCATTCTGTCAAACACCATGGATGCATAATTCACATTAGAACATTTACAATAGAATTGAAGTAAACAGTTGGTAACATAGATAGTGGGCACAAAACCAGTTACTATCATCTGGGCATGGGCTTGTTGGCCAGGATTCAAAGCCTTAAGGTTGGAacatttttggaaaatttgggaAAAGTTGAACTTTTTGGTGGGGTTCATTTCGTTTGAGGAAATAGAACAAAATGCATAAGAGGGTAGGATTTTGTTAGGTGAATTTGATGGGGAAGGGTTGAACCTTGCAAGATAAAGGATACGATGTAACATCTTGTGACCACTGTAGTGTAATATGCATGCTTTGGCGGGATTTAGATGCTTCAAAAGAATCAAAACAAACAATGGTTATTATTATTCTTACATTAAGAGTAAATGCAATGTGACTAGTAACGGTTGAACATTCATTTTGGGCCTGATTGGATTTATTCACCAGTATTTTCTATTGAGAGTATATTGTTCGGTTCGAGTGTGGTGAATGTCAAATACGGAAATATCTCATCAAGAGTGCAGATTTTAAGGATAGGATTCTCAACATTAGGAGTTCAAACATCCACTTTTAACTATTGTGACCGGCACTAATTGAGTATTTTGAAGTCTTTTTATTGGgaagaataataattttttaagagAGTTTAATTACTATGAACCGATagtgtaaagaagttttacacATTCATTTAATTAGAATCCATCAATTTGTCAtgttataattaaatttgaatttaaaaatatttaaaatggaaAATGGAGAGATGTGATTAAATGCATGTGTAGAACTCTTTACACTGACCATAcatacaaattaattttttataaaatattatttaaataataaaatgaaaaatacaatttttttttacacaaacATCATCATTGGTTataaaatcagaaaataaacatttaatttagttaaaataaaaaagaatgtacCTAAATATGTGACTTTAAATGATTGGATGTTTTCTTTCTGCCGTTAGCTTttcttgttaaaaaaaattattggatgTTTGAACCTCTGAGGTTGAGTGTTTGGTTCTTATGAGACATATTCTTGAGAAGACCTTTGACTTTAACCGTATCCGGGTGTTATAGGATTTTTTCAACTTGAGAATACCTATGGTTATGTTTATGTAATGGTgatcaaacttttttttttgaaactgtaaTGGTGATCAAACTTAAACTCTTAAAGATATTCAGTGGAAAAACATTTAACTATAAAGAGAATACCTATGGTTATGTTTCATGTTGGGACTGATTTAAATTTTGCAAGTCTTTTAGCAGGGAAATAATAAACTAGACTAATTTGCTCTGGTGATCTGCAAATAGACCACATCTTTTGCGTGTCAGGAATCATTGAAATGAAATCAGAAATTAATGAACTTACTAAATGACAAATGTTATAAGAGCTCAAAAGAAGGTTAGTGTCTTAGTGATATTAAGTTTCATTTATGTCAAAGCAAAAGCACAAAGTTTGATTACATGTGCAATGCTCTCAATGATTAGATGGTCAAATTTATCATCTTCTGAGACAAAGGGAAAGCTACAAATTTAATTCAAGAAAGCAGCATTCGTGTGATTATAAAGTTTGAATGATGAAACCAACTTTTTGACCACATGAACTTTCTCAACTAGCCAGTGTCATCAGTTGCTACCATTGTTATAGCTACATTCACGTGAACACACTGTCCTGCCACTCCACAAATAGTATCTGCACCCTACTAACtactaagtgcatgtttggaaatctttctacagttgagtttaaaagaaaaaatcaatTCTGCCGATCGAGATGTTTCAGTGAGTAGCTTTTGGGtgcaaaattgattatgaaaaaagaaaaattgatccaaacatgctataagaaTGTTTGAGCTTGGAATCATGAAAACAACCTAGACCAGGGGTTTAAATGAAAACCTTAGTGTGTTAAAACTGAAGTGCCTTAGATTGAAACTTTCTTGCAGCAAAATTCTCAGTGAGATCTTCTGGTAGATTTTCTTTACCTTTCCACTTTTCAAATTGGTTTTTTAAACCATAAAATTGGAGCATAGATAcgagagaaaaacaaaacaaagttgTCATTTTCATAGTTTCATCAACCCTCTAATTCCATAGTGTCCACATTGTGAATCAAAGGGAGCACTCATTCTCTCTAGAAACCTTGCTTTGTGTGGCCCTTGAGAGTTACTTTGCCTCATCATTTCTACCAAGTACACCCCTTCCCTTCcataggttttttattttaagggTAAGTGGGGACTAAGAATCATTATTACTTCAATCATTCTTGGTTTGAAAATGATAGGGTGCAGGGTCTCTCAAGCTAGTAGTGCCCCTTTGTTTAACTTTCTTGGGTGCTTTAGCTTATGTCATGAAACAACTATTTCAGAAGGTGAAATTGTTATCACGAAATGCGTAGATCAACTGACGTGAGATTATCTTAATTTAAACATAGCTTTCGGGTTTAAGTGTCTATGATCATAATTATCTCAGTGGAAGATACTtgtggttaaaaaaaaaaggttaaactATTTTATGAATACGCATGAATGATTTtgttatatttctaacatgttgtctcacgcaagagcccatGTGACTTGAAGTTTGTATAATACATAAACTCCCTACCTTATGCAaatatttaacttttttaattagaaaatatGAACAATAAAGATCGAATTCTAGACTAGTTGTTCAAAGATGCTCTAATATTATATCATGAACTAAGTATCCAAAAAGCTTATGCTGTTGAGTGAAGATagatgaatgattttatattgtaGTCGTAAATACTTACACTTTCTATGTTGTTCTAATTACCCTTTTGTCTTACTTGCCTGGtgcattttcatttttccaccaCTATATACCACTTCAGCAGCTCATAGCTCACCCTACATAACAGTGACACCACCTCTTAACTCTGCTCTCTACAAAGGTCAGTCTCAGGGTGTGAGCCTCCACAAAGCAGGCTTAAGGAAACACAATCCTGTAGCATCAATGTTAATGTTCAACATGTTGGAGAGGAATCTTTATGTACAGAAATAATAGAACTGGTGTAGCCCACCAATAACCAATTTGCATAATAATTGACTTCATCACTTTTGGTTGTAcaataaaaaaatgtatattgaTGAGGTAAGTTTATCCATTATAAGGCATTAGGTAAAGTACTTTTAGTCTTAGCCAATGCACTTGTGAAACCTCTGCTTCAGACAAGAAATTCTGGTCATCGAGGCAGTGGATTCTGAACAATTTGGCCACCTGAttcaagagaaaaacaaaaccagaaGTATAGGGGAGAGCCTAAAAGAGACAACAAAAGAAAATGCCAAAGAAGCAAATCCTCTATAGAGGGTGCATATCTCAGCATATCACAAATTAAAAATTCTGTGCTATCATAGCATTAAGATACCCAGATTTTGGAATCCAATCATGGTGTGTCATATCATGTTAGAACAGAGAAGTATCATGCAAGATGCTTAGAACATATTTCTCCTGCTCATTATTTTAGAGAAGCTCGCTTTAGTTTCATaataagtgtgtgtttggatcaacGTTCTCAGAATTAGTTTTGCAGTTAGAATCAATTGTGAATAAAACATTCTAACACTCAAAAGTTACAATagagaatcaattctaacactTATGGAACCAAACATACTATATATGGGTCTTTTGGGTGGTGTGTAATGGTCACAAATCACTTGGTTATATATAAATGTAATATCATATCAAAAACCAATTATCTTCAAAACATAAGCTTTTAGACAAATAACATATAtaaatttgtaagtttttttttcttcataaatatGTATACATCTTTATCCATATATGGAAGCTGATTTTCGAATGCTTGTACTTTTAAAGCATTGATCCACTTTGaaggacatcttatgatcttccctgcaaatattcacgagtgaggaaatcagggagagaattgttagatccttttatatattcaatatcgaagtcaaaaacgcttaaaatagcttgccatctggcaaagatatgttttgaagctaagtttttgacatctttttgtaagatttctttcgcagatttgcagtctacacggactaagaatttttgattaatcaaatcagattgaaattttgaaatagataaaacgattgctaaaacttattttttgacagtagaataattctgttgagcaggattccaatgttttgaagtaaaagcaataatttgttccttgtcaaaaaccttttgtttcaaaataccaccaaagccaatatcagaggcatcagtttcaataattttgaaagcttgaggattagggagataaagacaagggagattcttgacacgaagtttgatttgtttgaccacattggtatgaatatcggaccaaggtggaggatccttcttgagtctatcatgaaggggtttgattatggtactgagttgaggacagaagtccgcaacataattgagacaacccaggaatctttgtagttgggttttgtcaatgatttgatcagggaatttatccgtgaactcgatggctctattgataggaatgatggttccttggtggatgttgtgaccaagaaatctgattttggtttggaacaaactgacctttgtcttggatacagccaagccattccttttgattacagagatgaacgtattgagatgtttgaaatgttgatctaaagtttgggaaaagattagaacatcgtcaatgtagacaatagtgaatttggaataaggattgaagatttcgttcataatcctttggaattcagatggggcgttctttagcccaaaaggcatagttccactcatactgcccaaaaggaacagtaaaagcagttttatacctatccttctcttgcaattggatttgccagaatccagatttcatgtcgaattttgaaaagaccttagcatcatgcagtctggctaagagatctttcttgttggggataggatatctaatccaacaaagggcttgattgagaggtttgtagttaataaccagcctaggggttccccgttctatctcagcttgtttgttgacatagaaggctgcacaggaccaagggctcttactcctgcgaataagtttcttttcaaggagatcattgatttccttttggcagaaatgaagaagttcttcattcatttgaataggcctagccttggttggaatctgtttgtctgaaaaatctttttcataaggaagttccaccatatggctccttctttcccaaaaagcgttgggtagatcagaacagatgctggattgaatattttccaaaatattctcaatccttgatttaacagaaggttgttgcaattgatcctcaatggttctgtaagagatttcttccctgaggaagttgatctgcttctccttgtaggatatgacgttcaaagtcttatctatgggaggttcagagaatttgaacaagataggctgtccaagatgctgaacagtgatgccgttttcgtcagtattataggggaagagcttcttaatgaaaggggtccctataatgattttttgactcaaatttctgactaacagaaatggagtttcgatttcaagactaccattttttatgatagctgaggggattttatacttgatctttagtctagatccttcagcagcgctgagcttctcagtggttttctcaaaatatctggtgggaatgagtccctccgagatacaactggaatctgcccctgtgtcaaagagggcagggatttcgagaataaaatctcctatgaggattttgacatggatgaagaatttctgaatggtgacctggttaatattctccagaaagtcttcgcaattgttgttaggagcaggattggaatcaggtacagaagaatcatcttcctcataatttctagtcagtttttctaagataagctgctgactattttggatttgtttgagacttttaacctcagtcttgagggaattgacttcagattgaaggtcttgaatagtgacgggtttgaccgtagatttctcaagacgcttgaaagtatctctaagattgaatttattggtggttataggacttttgggaggcctatcttcaagagtagacctgaggcgttccaaatagattttcttttcctcaggatcagggatagaattaatggccctgaagagaaggtcttgttcattggtcaaagtgttgatggacaaggtattgacggaagatgatgattgagaatcatcattctgaatttgatttaggtcttcagagacctcagaatccgaaggattagattcttcttcatcagaagtttgaatgaggagattgttgatcttgtcctcgatctcaggttcaagatgaagctcagagattctccttttgagtctgcaatacctgctaatatggcccggcttgccgcagttgtagcaggtaacatcttttccttgagagggtctagtctcaggagggttctttggaatttgcgaagattggggttttgatctaggcttgggtttcctatgatcattcctgctagatctctttctccattgttgtttgggaggaggatcttgctttctgggtttaggtttcttgggacaaccttgaattccgaattgttcgcagaaagtacccaaatccctgcgattctgagacttctccttagtgagttgctgttggattttgtcatcctgacagattttgagagcaactctttgaatgatagctatgagttgtccataactaagggtgtgatatgggatttctccccccggattttggcttctaagtttctcacgaactttgtcgccaaaagatttaggaagaccggccaggaatttctctttccagaaggcttgttggctgtcttcacgggtgtaaaccctggtcaggaaggtatccttataccatctgaaatcacccaaagatttgcacttcagattggacaaaagatcaccagatctgtccttgatgagggaaggatctccaacaaaatgttgggctatggtaaagattaaggagttgacagcatcagagatgaatttgccatcttccatgataggattaccttcttcatcagtcttgacggcggtcaagatctgatc
This is a stretch of genomic DNA from Lotus japonicus ecotype B-129 chromosome 1, LjGifu_v1.2. It encodes these proteins:
- the LOC130728699 gene encoding pentatricopeptide repeat-containing protein At3g02330, mitochondrial, yielding MLHRILYLARFNPSPSNSPNKILPSYAFCSISSNEMNPTKKFNFSQIFQKCSNLKALNPGQQAHAQMIVTGFVPTIYVTNCLLQFYCKCSNVNYASMVFDRMPHRDIVSRNTMISGYAGIGNMGSAQSLFDSMPEVERDVVSWNSLLSCYLHNGVDRKTIEIFIEMRSLKIPHDYATFAVVLKACSGVEDHGLGLQVHCLAIQMGFEGDVVTGSALVDMYSKCKKLDHAYQVFCEMPERNLVCWSAVIAGYVQNDKFIEGLKLYNDMLKAGLGVSQSTYASAFRSCAGLSAFKLGTQLHGHALKSAFGYDSIVGTATLDMYAKCDRMADARKIFDALPYPTRQSYNAIIGGYARQHQGLEALEIFQSLQKSRHNFDDISLSGALTACSAIKGLLQGIQLHGLAVKCGLEFNICVANAILDMYGKCGKLMEARVIFDDMERKDAVSWNAIIAAHEQNEAVVKTLSLFVSMLRSTMEPDDFTYGSVVKACAGQKALNYGMEIHGRIIKSGMGLDWFVGSALVDMYGKCGMLVEAEKIHDRIEEKTIVSWNSIISGFSLQRQGENALRHFSRMLEVGVMPDNFTYATVLDICANLATIELGKQIHALILKLQLQSDVYIASTLVDMYSKCGNMQDSQLMFEKAPKRDYVTWSAMICAYAYHGLGEDAIKLFEEMQLQNVKPNHTIFISVLRACAHMGYVDRGLCYFEEMQSHYGLDPQMEHYSCMVDLLGRSGQVNEALRLIESMPFEADEVIWRTLLSNCKMNGNVEVAEKAANSLLQLDPQDSSAYVLLSNVYANAGIWDEVAKIRSIMKDCKLKKEPGCSWIEVRDEVHAFLVGDKAHPRCEEIYEQTHLLVDEMKWDGNVADIDFMLDEEVEEQYPHEGLKTISICSVR